The nucleotide window GGCGTTCACGGCGATGATGTGGTCGAACGTCTCCGGCTGAAGAGCCCGAATCAGGGAACGCATCGCCGAGCCCTCGAGCTGGAAGACACCGATCGTGTCGGCAGCGCGAATCATCTCGAACGTTTCGGGATCGTCGAGTGGGATCGCGTCGATGTCGACGTTCTCACCTGTCGCCTGTTGGATCAGTTCAAGAGCACGGTCGATCGTCGCGAGGTTCCGTAAGCCGAGGAAGTCCATCTTGAGAAGTCCGAGGTCTTCCACACCGTGCATCTCGTACTGAGTGACGATCTCGGCCCCTTCGCCCTTTTGCTGCAACGGAACCAGGTTGGTGAGCGGCTCAGGAGAGATCACGACTGCTGCGGCGTGAATACTGTCCTGTCTGCGGAGCCCCTCGAGGCCGCGAGCCGTGTCGATCACTCTCCGGGCGTCCTCTTCCGCCTCATACACCGCTCGGAGTTGAGCTGCGTTGGCATAGAAGTCGCGCAGGGCAGGATCGACACCCTTGCCGGGATCAGAGAGGCACTGGGTCAACGAGGCCTCTGCACCGAGGATCGCCGGTGGCATCATCTTGGCGATGCGGTCACCGAATCCGTAGGAAAAGCCAAGCACGCGCGCCGAGTCGCGCAGCGCTTGACGACCCTTGATGGTGGAGAACGTCACGATCTGTGCAACGTGGTCGCTGCCGTAACGCTCGGCGGCATATCGAATGACGTCGGACCGGTAGCGCTCGTCGAAGTCCATGTCGATGTCCGGCATCTGACGCCGTCCAGGGTTCAGGAAGCGTTCGAAGATCAGCGCGTAGCGAAGCGGATCCAGGTCGGTGATCCGCAAGCAGTAGGAAACGATCGATCCTGCAGCGCTTCCTCGGCCCGGGCCGACACGAATGCCGTGCTCACGCGCGTATCGGATGAGATCCCACACGATCAAGAAGTAGGCGGGGAAACCCATCTCTTCGATGATCCTCAGCTCGTGCTCGACCCGTTCGATCACCTCGGCGCGAAGTGGTTCGCCATACCGGGTTCGCGCTCCCGCAAAGACGAGATCTCTCAGGTAGGACATCTCCGTTTCGCCTGCCGGGACCGGGAACTGGGGAAGGAGGATCTCTCCGAATCTCAGCTCGACGTTGGCTCGCTCTGCGATTGCGAGCGTGTTGTCCGTCGCTCCCGGATAGAGGTCGTCAGGGAACAGAGATCGCATCTCGCGGGCGGTTTTGAGATAGAACTCCTGACCCTGAAACTTGAAACGGTTCGGGTCGTTGATCGTCGCACCGGTCTGGATACACAGGAGGACGTCATGGGCATCCGCCTCTTCCTGTCGTGTGTAGTGCGAGTCGTTGGTTGCCAGCAGAGGGGCACCGATCCGCCGTGCGATCTCGACCAGGTCGGGCAGCACTCTCTGCTGCGCATCGATCCCGTGGTCCTGCAACTCGATGTAGAAGTTCTCCTTGCCGAAGATGTCCTGATAGCGAGCGGCCGCAGTGAGCGCAGCATCGAAATCGCGGACCTGGCCCTGGTTCCCTTCTTCCCGTGAGGCGTCCGGCGCGAGGAGCTGTGGGACTTCTCCGCCGAGACAACCCGATGCAGCGATGATCCCCTCGCTGTGCTCCGCGAGCAGATCGAGATCCATCCGGGGCTTGTAGTAGTACCCCTCGAGGTACGCCTTGCTCACCAGTTTCATGAGGTTCTGGTAGCCGGTGTTGTTCTCCGCGAGGAGCGTCAGGTGGTAGCGAACGTTGCGGTTTCTCGGGGGCCGGTCGAACCGTGAGCCGGGGGTGACGTAGGCCTCGACACCGATGATCGGCTTGACGCCCTCGTTGTGGGCCGCCTGATAGAAATCGATGACTCCGTACATGACGCCGTGGTCCGTGATCGCGACCGCGGGCTGGCCATCTTCGCGCGCTGCGCGGACCACGTCGTGGACGCGGGCTGCTCCATCGAGCATGGAGAACTCTGTGTGAAGATGGAGATGTGCGAAGCCGTCCATGAATTACACCGCTGAGATTCCCACCCTACCAGCGTTCGTCGGCCCGCTCTGAAGTGGTCTGGGCAGCTCCGACGGGTAGCATGACAGCTCGCCACTCGGTAAGGAGACCCTATGAGCGCGAACCTCTACATCCTGGCGTTCGATCATCGCGGAAGCTTCAAGAAGAAGATGTTCGGGATCATCGGCAGGGAGCCCAACGCGGACGAGCAGGCGCGCCTTGCCGACGCGAAGCGCCTCATCTTTGAAGGCGTCCAACGCGCCATCTCCGACGGTGCTCCTCTCGATTCCGTCGGCATTCTCGTCGACGAAGAGATGGGAGCCGACGTTGCTCGCGAAGCCAAGGCGAGTGGGATCAGGCTGGCGATGCCCGTCGAGAAATCCGGGCAGCCCACCTTCGACTTCGAGTACGGCGAGGCGTTCGGAAGTCACATCGAAGCATTCGATCCTGAGTTCTCGAAGGTGCTCGTGCGCTGGAATCCGGACGACTCGGACGAGATCAAGCAGCAGCAGGGTGAGAAGCTCGCCCGCCTCGGCAACTGGCTCCATGATCGAGGCAGAACGTTTCTCTTCGAACTCCTCGTGCCGGCCAGCGAGGCGCAACTGTCGCTCGTGGGCGGGAACTCCGACGCATACGATACCGAGGTCCGCCCGTACCTGATGCTGCAAACCATCGATGAGATCCAGGCCGCCGGTGTCGAGCCGGATATCTGGAAGATCGAAGGTCTCGATCGTTCCATCGACTGCGACCTCGTCTCCAAACTGATTCGTCGTGATGGACGAGATCACGTTTCTGCCGTTGTGCTCGGGCGCGGGGCCGACGGCTCCCGAGTCGACCACTGGCTCACTGTCGGCGCACGTACCCCGGGTTATGTGGGATTCGCCATTGGTCGAACGATCTGGTGGGCCGGTGTGGAAGGGCTCAAGGACGGTACGATGAGTCGCTCAGAGGCCGTTGCCGATATCGCAACGAAGTTCCGTCACTTCATCGACGTCTACGAGAAGGCCTCATCATGAGAATCGGTATCCTCACCGGCGGCGGAGATGTCCCCGGACTGAACCCGTGCATCAAGGCGGTCGTCGACAGGGTGAGCGACGAAGGGCACGAGGTTCTCGGTATTCGCCGAGGCTGGGGTGGTCTCCTCGAAGCCAATCCGAGCGATCCGGACAGTCTCGACCACCACTTCATCCCTCTCGACAGAGCCAGAGTGCGCACAGTGGACCGCACCGGCGGCACCTTCCTGCATACGTCTCGCACGAATCCGGGCAAGGTACCGGCCGGAAACGTGCCCGCGTTCCTTCAGGATCAAGCATCAGGCGACGCGCCGTACGACTTCACGCGGCATGTCCTCGACGTCATCGAAACTCAGAAGATCGACGTCCTGATTCCGATCGGTGGCGATGACACCCTCTCGTACGGTCTGCGCATGCACCATGAAGGGGTACCGGTCATTGCCATCCCCAAAACGATGGACAACGACGTGCACGGTACGGACTATTGCATCGGTTTCTCGACTGCGGTGACCCGAGGCGTTCAGTTCATCCACGATCTGCGCACATCGACCGGCTCACATGAGCGACTCGCGGTGGTCGAGCTCTTCGGCCGCTACAGCGGAGAGACATCTCTGATTACCGCCTATCTCGCTGGAGTCGACCGGGCGATCATCTCCGAAATCCCGTTTGACATCGACAAGCTGGCCACCCTCCTCATGGAAGACAGGGATCGGAATCCGAGCAACTACGCGATGATGACCATCTCGGAGGGAGCAACCATCAAGGGCGGGGAGATGGTCCTCAGCGGAGATGCCGACGCGTACGGCCATCGCAAGCTCGGCGGCATCGGTGCGCTCACCGGACAACTCCTGAAGGAGAAGACGGGTCAGGGCATCGTCTACCAGCAAATCGGCTACTTGATGCGGTCGGGAAGCCCGGATTCGCTCGACCTGATGGTCGCCATGAACTTCGCAGTCATGGCCGCCGACCTCGCCATCGAAGGCGCCTCAGGACGTATGGTCGCACTCCGAGGCGGAACCTACACCAGCGTCCCGATCAGCGTCACCCGAGAGGGTGTCAAGCGGGTCGATGTCGAAGAGTTGTACAACGCGGAGACCTATCGACCCAAGGTCCGTCATGTGTCCGGCAAGCCGATGTTCTTGTACTGATGAAGGTCCTCGGGATACTGACCGCCGGAGGTGACTGCCCTGGGCTGAACGCAGTCATCAGGGCGGTCGTGGCACGAGCGACCATCACGCACGGAGCGGAGGTCGTTGGCATCCTCAATGGATGGGAAGGCCTGATGGACGGCGACGTCGTACCCCTCGATCGCGACGCCGTCCGGGGCATCCTGCAACGAGGCGGCACGATCCTGGGTTCATCCAGGAAGGATCCGTACGTGCACGGTGACGGGTACGCGAGTATCTCGAAGACCGTGCGCAACAACGGGCTGGACGGCGTCATCGTGGTAGGCGGCGACGGAACGCTCGCAACGGCGCTCCGACTCACCGATGATGGGTTGAAGGTCGTGGGCGTTCCCAAGACGATCGACAACGACATCAACGCCACCGATACGACGTTCGGCTTCAACACCGCTGTCGAGATCGCGACCGAAGCCATCGATCGGATCACGACCACCGCCGAGGCGCACCATCGCATCATGCTGGTTGAGGTGATGGGCCGCACACGAGGATGGATCGCCACCTACGCGGGGATTGCAGCCGGCGCGGACGCGATCCTCATCCCCGAGATCCCCTGGGATCTCGAGCACTGTGCCGATATCATCCGGGCGCGCCACCGCCGAGGTCACAAGTACTCGGTGGTCGTCGTCGCCGAGGGGGTGCAACCGCCGGCCGGGCGTGCCATGCCCCAGCAGGTGGATGCCTTCGGATTCGAGCGTCTCGGGGGTGTCAGCTACCAGATCGCCCCGATTCTCGAAGAGATGACCGGCTTCGAGTCGCGCGTCACCGTCCTCGGACACATCCAACGAGGTGGTACTCCGTCCGCCTACGATCGCGTCCTGGGAACCAGACTCGGCGTCGGCGCGGCAGACCTCGCTGCCGAGGAACGCTGGGGAACGATGGTTGCACTCAAAGGAAGAGATGTCACTGCCGTATCGCTCAAAGAGGCTTGCGAGAGCACGCGCGGTGTCGACGAAGCCCTCTATGACACGGCTCAGGTGTTCTTCGGGTAGCCCCCGACGTCAGCAGTTCCCAGTTCCTCGAGCGTACCCTGCAAGTCACTCGGTAGTGGCGCCGTGACGTCGATGGTCACTCCGGTGATCGGATGCACAAACGACAACGACACCGCGTGAAGCCAGATCCGTTCGACAGAAGGCATCCTGGGACTGGTCGCCCCGTAAACACGATCACCGATGACGGGATGTCCGATCGATTCGAGATGAACTCTGATCTGATGGGTCCGACCCGTCTCAAGTCGCACTTCGAGAAGGCTGACACCTGGATCGCTCCAGCCGGCCAGCTGCCGGTAGTGCGTCCTGGCCTGTCGGCCCTCGCGTCGTACGACGCGTCGCGTCGGACGGCGCGGGTCCCGTCCGATCGGCGCATCGATCGTGCCGGCAGGAAGCACAAATCCCCCCTGAACGAGCGCGAGGTAGGTTCGTGAGACCTCGCGGGCCGCGATGGCCTCCGTCAGGCCTTCGTAGGCGGCTTCGCTGAGTGCTACGACAAGAAGCCCCGACGTATCTCGGTCCAATCGATGAACGATCCCCCACCGATTGTCCTGGCCGACCCCGCGAATCCGTGGCCACCGGAACAACAGACCGCCGGCAAGCGTCCCTCCGATCACCCCGGTGCCCGGATGGACCACGACTCCCGCCGGTTTGTCGATCACAGCAATATCGGCATCCTCGTAGCGCACCTCGAATGCAACCTCTTCGGGCTCCAATATCTCGGCTGCCGGGAGCTCGATCGACACCAGCGCACCGGCATCGAGACGGTCTTTGGGCGCCACCGGAGATCCGTCGACCTGCACCGCTCCCGACTCGATCAGCCGGCGAGCCATGCTACGACTGACATCCGCGAGCATCGCCACGATCTTATCTGACCGTTCACCGGCAAGTTCCGCATCGACACGACTGATCATATTCGCTCTCGAAGGCTCTTCTGGACCCCCTGATCGTGCCACACGCTATTCACGTGACAGAAGGCTGAGAAGCAACAACAGCCCGACACCGATGGTGATCGATGCGTCGGCGAGATTGAATGTCGGGAAGAACGACGGGTCGATCCAGTCCACAACTCTGCCGTCGGAAAAGCCGGGGCCTCTGGTGAGCCGGTCGACCAGATTGCCCATGGCACCGCCGAGGACCAGACCCAGACTGAGCGTCTCCCACCATGCCTCCGATGATCGGATCGCCAGAAGTATCACGATGACGGCAACGACGATTACCGGCACGAGAAGTGATCCGGCACCCCGGAGCATGCTGAATGCCACACCAGAGTTCTCCGTAACGTGGAGTCGAAGCCACCCTGGGATCAGGATGATGCTTTCGTGCTCGGGAATCGCCCGGAGGGCCCACGCCTTCGTGATCTGATCGAGCCCCACCACAAACGCGGCGAGACCGACAGCAGCTGCTTTGCGCCTCAGCGTCTTGCCGCGCACTCGACGCACAACGTCGTATAAGGGAGCGCGGTGAGACGGGCAGTCGGAATGCGCTTCCCACAATCGGCACAAATCCCATAGGTCCCGGCATCGAACCTCCGAAGAGCCTCCTCGACTTGCGCGAGCAGCTCTCTCGTGTTGCGGACCATCGAGAGCTCGGCTTCGAACACCGTTGCAGCGGAACCGGTCTCCGTGCTCGCCGGATCGGCGCTGCGTTCTCCGGCCGCCTGGGCCAACCGAGCTTCCTCGAGATCCTGCAAATGGTCCTCGATCGTCTCTCGAAGCTCCCGGCGATCCTTTTCGAGGCGACGCCGGTATTTCTCCAGAGTGGACGAGGAAAGCTGACGGGTCATAATCCACGGGAAGATAGCACCTCGCCGGCCTGCGCACAGATCATAAGATCGGAAGTGCCCAAAACTCAGTCTCCGGTAACTGGAACCACACACTCTTGCCGGGAACCGACAGCGCGAAACCGGCGACTGGTTTGCCCACCGATCCACACGGGGCCGTTGCACTCGAGCCGTCACACCGCCCCGCGGTCCTGCATCACTGCTACGTCGCGGTACGAAATACGAAATACCAAGTACGGAATACGAAGCACGAACTACGAACCGGCGCTGCTCAGCAGACTCTTGGCCGCTTCTCGCGGCGTCAAACCCTCGATGAGCAGGCGTTTTCGACGCGAAGCAGTGCCGGACATCAGGCGAACTCTGACACCGGTCTTCTCCGCAATCATGCGGACCACGGCCTTGTTCGCCTTTCCGCCTTCTGGCGGTGCAGCCACTCGCACTCTCAGTGCGCCGTCGTGCAGACCGGCCACTTCGGTCCGTGACGCGCCGGGAACGACCCAGACTGTGACCTCGGTTCCTTCCGGATGGGCACGAAACGGCGGCATGCCGCAAGGGTAACCAGTGCTCGACCAACGGCATTCGGCCGTCGCTGGACAAGCGGCCCGGTCGTCTGGAAACCGGATCCTGGACACTGGCCGCTACGATGCTCGGACCGACATGAACGACAAGTACTTCACCCGAGTCGAACCAGGCGTCTCCTTCCCAGATCTCGAAGAACGCATCCTGGAGTTGTGGGACGACATCGACGCTTTCCACACATCGGTCGAGATGCGTCCACAAGAGACCGAGTACACCTTCTATGACGGTCCTCCTTTCGCCACCGGCAGCCCCCACTACGGGAATCTCCTCGCCGGAGTGATCAAGGACATCGTGCCGCGCTACTGGACGATGCGCGGTCACAGAGTCGTGCGGCGATTCGGATGGGACACCCACGGTCTTCCCATCGAAATGGAGGTGCAGGAAGCTCTCGGTCTCAACGGTCCCAAAGATGTCGAAGCCTACGGCGTTCGGCGTTTCAACGAGGCCTGCCGGGCCCGCGTTCAGACGAACACCGAAGCGTGGGAACGAATCACTCGCCGTGTAGGGCGTTGGGTGGATTTCGAGGACGACTACAAGACCATGGACCTCGACTTCATGGAGAGTGTCTGGTGGGTCTTCCAGCAGCTCTGGGTCAAAGGCCTCGTTTATCGCGCCTTCAAGGTACTCCCGTATTCATGGGGAGCGTCGACGCCCCTCTCGAACTTCGAGGCCAACCTCGAGTATCGCGATGTGGACGATCCGGCGATCACCGTGCGCCTCCCCGTTTTGCGGTCGCATGGCCCTGTTCGCGAAGGCGACTACTTCGTCATCTGGACGACAACCCCGTGGACGCTGCCCGGAAACCTCGCTGTCGCAGTCGGTAAAGACATCTCCTACGTGGCCGTGCTACGCGACCACGAGAGACACTGGGTCGCCGAAGCCCGCAAGGACGACTTCTGGCCCGATGGTGAGGTTGTGGCAACGGCGTCGGGACGAGAACTCGTCGGTGCCCCATACAAACCTCCGTTCGACTACTTCGAAACCGAGCGGGATCGCGGCGCCTTCCGGGTGATCTCCAGCGTCGAGGTGACGACCGATGAAGGGACCGGCCTCGTCCACATGGCACCGGCATATGGAGAGGCCGACTTCTACGCCCTGCAGAACGCCGGGCTCGACGTGCTCGTAGACCCGGTGGACGCGGAAGCACGCTTCACCGAAGCTGCGCCAGACGTTGCCGGCATGTACGTCAAAGATGCCGACGCGGTGCTGATCGACCTGCTCAGGCAACGCGGTCTGCTGGTGAAACGTGAGCAGATCCGCCACTCGTATCCCTTCTGCTACCGCACCCACACTCCACTGATCTACAAAGCGATCCCGACATGGTTCGTCAACGTCGAAGCCTTCAAGGACCGGATGGTCGAACTCAACGATCAAATCCACTGGGTACCCGACTACGTCGGCAAGAAACGATTCGGCAACTGGCTGGAAAACGCCAGGGACTGGGCGATCAGCAGGAATCGCTACTGGGGAAGCTGCATCCCGGTATGGGAATGCGGGTCCTGCAGGCATCAGACGTGTATCGGATCCGTTGACGAACTGGAAGCACAGTCGGGCGTTCGCCTCACCGATCTGCACAAGCACATCGTCGACGAGGTCACGATCCCGTGCCCTGAATGTGGTGCACTCATGCACCGTGTTCCCGAAGTCCTCGACGTCTGGTTCGAATCTGGATCGATGCCCTACGCGCAGCACCATTATCCGTTCGAGAACGCCGACACGTTCCATCTCAAGTTCCCGGCGGATTTCATCGCCGAGGGACTCGACCAGACCAGAGGATGGTTCTATACGCTGCTCGTTCTTGCCAGCGCGATCTTCGATGAGATGCCGTTCCGCAACTGTGTCGTGAACGGCCTGATCCTCGCGGAAGATGGCCACAAGATGTCCAAGAGCCTGAAGAACTATCCGGACCCGATGGATGTGCTCTCCTCCTACGGTGCAGATCCACTGCGTGCCTATCTCATCAACTCGCCGCTGCTGAGGGCCGAGCC belongs to Gammaproteobacteria bacterium and includes:
- the dnaE gene encoding DNA polymerase III subunit alpha produces the protein MDGFAHLHLHTEFSMLDGAARVHDVVRAAREDGQPAVAITDHGVMYGVIDFYQAAHNEGVKPIIGVEAYVTPGSRFDRPPRNRNVRYHLTLLAENNTGYQNLMKLVSKAYLEGYYYKPRMDLDLLAEHSEGIIAASGCLGGEVPQLLAPDASREEGNQGQVRDFDAALTAAARYQDIFGKENFYIELQDHGIDAQQRVLPDLVEIARRIGAPLLATNDSHYTRQEEADAHDVLLCIQTGATINDPNRFKFQGQEFYLKTAREMRSLFPDDLYPGATDNTLAIAERANVELRFGEILLPQFPVPAGETEMSYLRDLVFAGARTRYGEPLRAEVIERVEHELRIIEEMGFPAYFLIVWDLIRYAREHGIRVGPGRGSAAGSIVSYCLRITDLDPLRYALIFERFLNPGRRQMPDIDMDFDERYRSDVIRYAAERYGSDHVAQIVTFSTIKGRQALRDSARVLGFSYGFGDRIAKMMPPAILGAEASLTQCLSDPGKGVDPALRDFYANAAQLRAVYEAEEDARRVIDTARGLEGLRRQDSIHAAAVVISPEPLTNLVPLQQKGEGAEIVTQYEMHGVEDLGLLKMDFLGLRNLATIDRALELIQQATGENVDIDAIPLDDPETFEMIRAADTIGVFQLEGSAMRSLIRALQPETFDHIIAVNALFRPGPMGMNMHYEYADRKNGRKPVEYPHPAIEPFLRSTYGIIVYQEQVMQVAQAVAGYSMTEADMLRQAMGKKVKSMMAHERDKFVAGCVAAGNSEELGKELWDAIEPFAGYGFNKSHSAAYGYVAYQTAWLKAHYPAEYLAALLTSTKKDKDRTALYLSECRSRGIEVLVPDVNRSELDFVVRDGRIVFGMSAIRNVGEGVVERILAARREAGPFKDFQDFVNRVDVSALNKRTVESLIKAGAFDSFNVTRRGLMLSFEQILDATLTRRRNEEMGQFSLFGSESGPGDMEPVSIPSVEWDKRVRLGFEKEMLGLFISDHPLLGVEHLLSRFVTCTISELWEMDDMTSVTVGGLVGSINRRFTRKGEPMVFFELEDLEGSVEAIAFPKAVMAAGPMIREDAVLVVSGHLDHRGDDIKVIVREVIEPELRSDESVRLKVPAVQLSPDLVSRLREIIANHPGPAPVYIEMTSDDDSKVWKLSDEYRVEPRSALYAELRELLGSRAVT
- a CDS encoding RluA family pseudouridine synthase; protein product: MISRVDAELAGERSDKIVAMLADVSRSMARRLIESGAVQVDGSPVAPKDRLDAGALVSIELPAAEILEPEEVAFEVRYEDADIAVIDKPAGVVVHPGTGVIGGTLAGGLLFRWPRIRGVGQDNRWGIVHRLDRDTSGLLVVALSEAAYEGLTEAIAAREVSRTYLALVQGGFVLPAGTIDAPIGRDPRRPTRRVVRREGRQARTHYRQLAGWSDPGVSLLEVRLETGRTHQIRVHLESIGHPVIGDRVYGATSPRMPSVERIWLHAVSLSFVHPITGVTIDVTAPLPSDLQGTLEELGTADVGGYPKNT
- a CDS encoding phosphofructokinase, whose translation is MRIGILTGGGDVPGLNPCIKAVVDRVSDEGHEVLGIRRGWGGLLEANPSDPDSLDHHFIPLDRARVRTVDRTGGTFLHTSRTNPGKVPAGNVPAFLQDQASGDAPYDFTRHVLDVIETQKIDVLIPIGGDDTLSYGLRMHHEGVPVIAIPKTMDNDVHGTDYCIGFSTAVTRGVQFIHDLRTSTGSHERLAVVELFGRYSGETSLITAYLAGVDRAIISEIPFDIDKLATLLMEDRDRNPSNYAMMTISEGATIKGGEMVLSGDADAYGHRKLGGIGALTGQLLKEKTGQGIVYQQIGYLMRSGSPDSLDLMVAMNFAVMAADLAIEGASGRMVALRGGTYTSVPISVTREGVKRVDVEELYNAETYRPKVRHVSGKPMFLY
- a CDS encoding isoleucine--tRNA ligase is translated as MNDKYFTRVEPGVSFPDLEERILELWDDIDAFHTSVEMRPQETEYTFYDGPPFATGSPHYGNLLAGVIKDIVPRYWTMRGHRVVRRFGWDTHGLPIEMEVQEALGLNGPKDVEAYGVRRFNEACRARVQTNTEAWERITRRVGRWVDFEDDYKTMDLDFMESVWWVFQQLWVKGLVYRAFKVLPYSWGASTPLSNFEANLEYRDVDDPAITVRLPVLRSHGPVREGDYFVIWTTTPWTLPGNLAVAVGKDISYVAVLRDHERHWVAEARKDDFWPDGEVVATASGRELVGAPYKPPFDYFETERDRGAFRVISSVEVTTDEGTGLVHMAPAYGEADFYALQNAGLDVLVDPVDAEARFTEAAPDVAGMYVKDADAVLIDLLRQRGLLVKREQIRHSYPFCYRTHTPLIYKAIPTWFVNVEAFKDRMVELNDQIHWVPDYVGKKRFGNWLENARDWAISRNRYWGSCIPVWECGSCRHQTCIGSVDELEAQSGVRLTDLHKHIVDEVTIPCPECGALMHRVPEVLDVWFESGSMPYAQHHYPFENADTFHLKFPADFIAEGLDQTRGWFYTLLVLASAIFDEMPFRNCVVNGLILAEDGHKMSKSLKNYPDPMDVLSSYGADPLRAYLINSPLLRAEPLRFTEAGVKEVTRTVILPLWNAYSFFTTYAEADGITRRDLAHAPPPEERPELDRWILSMLQSLISKVNEMMEGYYLYAVVPPMIEFIDHLTNWYIRRSRRRFWRAREASDDDKLSAFATLYDVLVTFSKVIAPVLPFVTEEIYQGLVVTQREPNEQGPAGVHLSDYPTARRDLIDETLEQQMAIVRSAVTLGRSLRVSNGLRVRQPLRSITVFGKDRQILEAINAHTSIIADELNVKQVITGVDESAAVDIRAKANFKRLGPRLGAAIRQVASAITELSRDSIESILGGAAVEIHGHRITSDDIVVQRTPRPGMVVAAEGPLSVALDVSLSDKLQAEGLARELVNRIQQLRRDSGLAVSDRIMATWSTDDTSLAEALERHRDMIMTEVLAHSFERVGSVEDGQTLNIDGTTVRVRIERAG
- a CDS encoding ATP-dependent 6-phosphofructokinase, yielding MKVLGILTAGGDCPGLNAVIRAVVARATITHGAEVVGILNGWEGLMDGDVVPLDRDAVRGILQRGGTILGSSRKDPYVHGDGYASISKTVRNNGLDGVIVVGGDGTLATALRLTDDGLKVVGVPKTIDNDINATDTTFGFNTAVEIATEAIDRITTTAEAHHRIMLVEVMGRTRGWIATYAGIAAGADAILIPEIPWDLEHCADIIRARHRRGHKYSVVVVAEGVQPPAGRAMPQQVDAFGFERLGGVSYQIAPILEEMTGFESRVTVLGHIQRGGTPSAYDRVLGTRLGVGAADLAAEERWGTMVALKGRDVTAVSLKEACESTRGVDEALYDTAQVFFG
- the lspA gene encoding signal peptidase II is translated as MRRVRGKTLRRKAAAVGLAAFVVGLDQITKAWALRAIPEHESIILIPGWLRLHVTENSGVAFSMLRGAGSLLVPVIVVAVIVILLAIRSSEAWWETLSLGLVLGGAMGNLVDRLTRGPGFSDGRVVDWIDPSFFPTFNLADASITIGVGLLLLLSLLSRE
- a CDS encoding DUF2090 domain-containing protein; translated protein: MSANLYILAFDHRGSFKKKMFGIIGREPNADEQARLADAKRLIFEGVQRAISDGAPLDSVGILVDEEMGADVAREAKASGIRLAMPVEKSGQPTFDFEYGEAFGSHIEAFDPEFSKVLVRWNPDDSDEIKQQQGEKLARLGNWLHDRGRTFLFELLVPASEAQLSLVGGNSDAYDTEVRPYLMLQTIDEIQAAGVEPDIWKIEGLDRSIDCDLVSKLIRRDGRDHVSAVVLGRGADGSRVDHWLTVGARTPGYVGFAIGRTIWWAGVEGLKDGTMSRSEAVADIATKFRHFIDVYEKASS